ATTGATATTTGCCACCTCGGCACCCACTTCCGAGCACGCGCTTTGATCGACTCGGGATCTGAAGCGACGTTCATAACGGAGCGTCTTTTCAAGTTGGTCAATCTGCCGTTCCGCCCCATTCAAGCTCAAGTGTCTGGTTTAAATCAGACCGTTGCTGCCCAGTCAACAAGGCTTTGCCATTTCGCCATTCGTTCTCCTACTAAGCCGGGCCTGCAGTTAGACACCGCAGCGTATGTTCTGCCAGAACTAGCAGGCAGATTACCCTCACATTCCATTCCACAAGATATCCTGAGAGATTTGCCAAACCTTCAATGCGCAGATCCCACATTTCTCCAGAGTTCCCAGATAGACGTTCTTATCGGAGCTGATATTCTTCCATCCGTGCTGCTGAGTGGCACAAAGACCAACATCTGCGGATCTCTTTTTGGGCAAGAGACCATCTTCGGGTGGGTGCTCACTGGTCCAGTGTCCATGTCCACGAGCAACCGAGTCTCAGCCTTTACGACtcaaattacaaaaacaagtGAGGCATCCTTAGACAAACTTCTTACGAAGTTTTGGGAGGTGGAAGATCTACCATCAAAAATGGTAAAAGAGTCCGATTCCGTCTGCGAAAGTAATTTTCTACGAACCACAACTTGAGACGCGAGCGGGAAGTACGTAGTGACGTTACCGTTCTGCGACCCCGATCATTGTGGATCAGAGTTGGGTTACTCAAGGTCTATAGCACTTGCTCAGTTTCTGAGAAACGAGAATCGTTTACGAAGGGACACTCCATTAAATGAGCAGTACAACTCCGTGattcaagaatatttggaTTTAGGCCATATGAGAGAGGTTTCGCCCACTCACAATTCTCCAAACTACTACCTCCCACACCATGCGGTTATAAAACCCGAAAGCACGACCACGAAACTCCGGGTGGTATTCAACGCTTCCAGCCCGTCAGCAAATGGGACTAGCTTGAACGATGTGCTGCATGCCGGTCCAGTCCTCCAATCTGACTTAACAAttcagattttaaaatggcgcTATTTCAAGTATGTTTTTAGTGCAGACATCACGAAAATGTATAGGCAGATCTGGGTCGATCCAAAGCACACGCCCTTTCAAAGGATTCTTTTCCGAAACAAGGAAGGTGACATTCGAGATTACGAGCAGAAAACCGTAACATTCGGTGTCAATTGCGCGCCCTATCTCGCCATCCGAGTGCTGAAACAGCTGGCTGATGACGTCGATCAGCAGTTTCCAAAAGCCAGTCATATAATCCGCAACTTCATGTATGTTGATGACGTTTTAGCAGGATCGAATTCTCAACAAGAAGCTCAACTTGCCATCCAGGAGTTAGTAACCGCTTTGAATTCGGCCGGTTTTCCGCTTAGAAAGTGGACTTCCAACCACAAGGGGGTTTTAAAGGACATTCCAAATGAGCATCTTCTCAATTCTGAGTTCCTAAATATTGATGCCGAAAGCACAGCCAAAACCCTCGGCATTCGTTGGAGAGCAACCACCGACGAGTTCTACTTCGTGCCCCCAGAAATATCCGTCAAGTCCTCCTATACTAAAAGAGAAGTTCTCTCCCAGATCACAAAGCTATTCGATCCCGCTGGATGGCTTGCACCGTTCATCGTCCGGGCCAAAATTTTTATGCAGGAGATCTGGCTGCAAGAGTTAGGCTGGGATGACAACCTTCCCGACGAAATGAGCCATAGATGGCAAGTGTTCCTGCAAAGTTATTCCGATCTCGATCAAATCCGTATTCCGAGATGGGTCGGTTACCAGCCCCAGGTAAAAATCGAGCTTCACGGGTTCTGTGACGCTTCCCAAAAAGCCTATGGGGCGGCGCTGTATGTCAGGGTTGAAGTCGGTCAGCAGATATTGACTAATCTGCTAACGGCAAAGACCCGGGTTGCCCCTGTGAAAACTGTATCTCTCCCCCGACTCGAGCTATGTGGTGCCCTATTGCTGGCAGATATGGCATCTACCATCCTTCCAAATATGCTGTCAAAAAGCTCTGAGATTTTCTGCTGGACAGATTCTACCATTGTCCTGGCATGGTTAAAGAAACCAGCCTGCTCCTGGACAACATTCGTAGCCAACCGCGTAACCAAAATAGCTCAAGCTACAAAGATTGAGAATTGGtcacattttaatttcatatagCTGGCGTAGACTTGTCATTACTTATTGAGTCTAAACATAAAGGTAACCTTGTCACCTTTACAAACgggtaaagaaaaataaaattgctatGACTATATAAGTTCCAATATTTAGGGGAGTCGCACCACagaatcaaaaattttttttttatttatcgccCCCAAGCCATATGCAGAATATGTGGATAAAAAgctataaacatatttttaaaagaagtaACATGGGGTGACCCTCTTAAGAGTGTATCGTGGCACCGATGTTAATAATAGGTGAAACAGTTTAGGGTTGACAAATTTATGTAGCGgtctttatttaaatcaaattttaaattataatagagagctttaaaaaactttgtgTTGCTGCTTCGCTGGTTTTTTCTCAAGTAGAGCTGCCATACTATATGTTGGTAGTGCCATATTCGCATAAGTGGCAATTCGATTTGGCGGCAGgcttaacaatttaaattacagtggtaacaataattaaaaacaaacaaagctaTATAATTGTAccgaaaattcataaatttatttattttgttatatccTTGCATTATAGGGtatagggtattataatttcagtcaaaagtttgcaacgcagtgaaggagacatttccgaccctataaagtatatatattcttgatgagCATCACCAGGAGAGTCCATCAAGCCACATCCGTTTGTCTTTTCTTGTTAAGCCgtgttattattttcttcacaCGAGTTCTCTTCATTTTGCAAGCTTTTAACCATTAGCGATTTTTCAATTACTGGAATTTCTTCGTCAAAAAACGCAAGCGAAGCCGTTTCATCTGTAAGGTACCATAAAtggtttaacatttttttaatgttactGAAGACGCAGTTTGATCTATTTTTTCATAGTTTTTCATTCGTCCGATGAACTGAAAATCTAGATACGGCGATTTCTTAGCAATAGTGCAGGTAAACCacacttttaaatattccgTTACGACAAACACACAAATGTCTTCCAGAGCTATTTTTTCGTCGTTGCTAATGTTAAATTGCCTTTGAAACATAAGTATTTTTATGGAATAAATGGCTCTGGCCATCCACCTTGCCTGGTGAATGCCTCCTGGCGCTTTGATTGATATTGCATTCAGATTTGGATTCAGATTCAGCtttccaaccaaaaaaaaaggtgctCTCCATTTAGTTAACGATTTTGaacgaaatcaaatatttgacaaGTCTAGATATGGGAAAAGATTTGCCTACCCAAAACTCATACTGGCTTACGTGCCGTATGAGTAATCTTTTTGGAAACTTTGAGAGTGTAATTTTGCACAATATAAATTGGCTCTTATATTCTCTCTCATACtcttactctctctctctctctgccgctctattataactgtaatttcactctctctgaacctgccgaatttcttgtagacctattctcatagtctctctctctcttgcttgcttgacatttaactgttcgtgcgttgagttgtttttggtgccccacaagccacgctcagtcgatagaagacttttctctcgcgctctctttcgatttaattcgcgatctcgcgctcttatactgtttgtgtttttgtgattttgtggttttggaatttgatcccagtgccaaatttacttgaggtatttttttatacttttatatactttttattttattctctttattctctaacatatttttcttataatgactcctatctgtactaagaaaaattgtaggacttcatctaatgacccttttgtttactgttggctctgcgaagcaatgatgcattctaaatgtgcaggatttactggcagagttaaagactttattgaaatgcggattggtctcatgtgggtatgtgagcactgcagggatttggcagttgagatgagcagctttatgaggcagactcgagacggcctatgtaatctttcacgagtttttaaacagctcaatgatggatttaattccgtatgtgaacaatttaataataaaaaattattaaccgagtcgcccaaacgcaaaaaagctagctcaacgacagtaaaggcgagtgttgaatccactttaaatccaaacttggtagctgctgcagtttctggtgacACAGGGGTAAGTGAACCACCTGTGCCAATGGATACTGCTAGTTCAGGTGTAGTCCCTGTCCCTGTAGCCCCTGTAGCCCCTGTATCTGAATGTCAGGCTCCAGATCCGGCGGAATCAACCAATCTGGTGCCGACCATACCCATAGGTACAGTGGGCGCCGTTTCTGTCGCTCAGCCGAATgaggttcaggctgctgctggggggcgtaaaaatctctcagttgtacccagacgtacagcaggtgccgcttctggctctcagctgagtgaggttcagactgctgctggggggcgtaagaaactctcagttgttccacacaggaagcaactatttgtttcaagatttacgcctgataccacatctgaggatgttttggaattcattcgtgaaaaattcccatccgaggataatttcgattttcatacgcccgtaggatatcgtctttcaaaatttttgctccgaatgatgtgtttaaagaactgctttctgaaagcttctggcttaatgatgatctggttataaaagaatttgttcctaataaaccaagaacaaataataggccttccacggtgccaaaaaactgaaaagtttattattggcttaccaaaatgttagaggacttaacatgaagctacccaagctttatgctgactcctcggcatttacggacgatatcttagcttttacagaaacttggctgaaaccagagataacagactctgaagttcttgcaaataattttaatacctacagaactgatcgcctttcccgtagggggggcggcgttctaattgctgttacttctaccctaaattctgagagaattcactctcatgtccctagtgacattgaatttgttggtgtgaaagttaccctccaatccttgtctatctttattacatattcctatattccacctggctctgaccttataatttatgagcaatatctagcagctattaaatctattctatcctttctttccaatagagaccttttgattgttttgggtgattttaatctcccggatatttcttggtcccctccttctgactcacttgtcgctctacccttatccgcccatgactttgtggatggcctttaagaattatcgttacagctagttagctttatacgtaattcattaaatagacaattagatcttgtgtttgtttcagatccgtctgaagtcacagtatctagaattgacgctcttgtggtaccagaagaccgataccatccaactatggaattgacaatttgcctcccctaccttgataccctctctcctttagtctctccaactaaaatgagaagctttcgtaaatgtgactttagtaaacttaacttaatgatttctcaatataattggacagaattttataactgtatggacatcgaaagtgccactgaactgttttatagcgttctaaacactttttttaatgaatgcgttcctgataggcttcctccaaagccaaacaggcccccttggtttacaaatgcgcttcaacgacttaaaaatcttaaatcaaacacttataaaaagtataaaaaatcgggtaggccatccgatttttcgaaatatgtggtggctcgatctgattttaacgttcttaacagtcattgctattctatgtatttagatcgctgtaaatttgaattttcaaatgacccgaagcagttttataactttgtcaacgcaaagcgaaagtcatcagctttgccttcatcggttcgatttaactcaatggaggcatcgactgactctgaaattgctgatttattctctgactttttccaaactacttatagctcttcttcatggtcagaatcaaattaccgtaatcccttaaatagggcaattgtattttttcccctataattaccgaaagttctctcttaagaaatttaacatcaacaacgccaacttattctcccggtcctgatggacttcctgggtgtgtgcttaagttttgtgcatcaaccatctgcaaaccaattcttaaactttttcaattgtctatttcatcatcagtttttccaactatctggaagtattcttttattattccacttcacaaaaagggtgcgaaggcggatgcccagaattatagaagtatttctaaattgtcggctattccaaaagcctttgaacgtattatcacttctcatttgcaacatttatgttcctcgctaatatcaccgtgtcagcacggttttgttaagcgaagatcgactaccaccaacctacttgaattgtcatcaattgtaataaatggatttaacaataaaatgcagactgacgttgtatatacagatttcagtaaagcctttgactctgttaaccactctcttcttttatttttttgcttggctttccatgtaatctattaacttggatttcaagctatttgaatgggaggactcagagggttatatttaagaacgctgtttcaaaaacgatccatgtgacatctggagtacctcagggtagtcatttgggccctttgctgtttactttgtttattaacgatcttccctctattgtaacacattctcgtgtactaatgtatgctgatgatgttaagctttgtttgacttataataatatcaaataaaaacacctcttaacgaggtaaaaaactagtgacgatcgcaccttcaacatacaaaagttctgatatcaacatttgtgacgaaaaattattacactcgtcattaaatagactttctaatattttctcattcggcccgccctagcagactattccagcctttttcccttcacaggcattttctattgcagcgtgccgaatgaaaaaatattagaaagtctatttaatgacgagtgtaataatttttcgtcacaaatgttgatatcagaacttttgtatgttgaaggtgcgatcgtcactagttttttacctcgttaagaggtgtttttatttgatatcagaagtttttgtttgtttacatttgctctcataggagctaatatatacatttaaatttaaattggtcaatcataatttgtaagccattgtatttaaacaaattaagttaaaaagtatttcaaaataccttttaaacgaggtatggcacatgtctgtacctttagtagtgtagaacttacaaactaacgaaatttagccatttttagcttttttcccgctaaagtagcggctttttccaaaagtcgtagaacaaaagattcctatatggaactcttaagtgcaaatttactgattccatgaccctaaaatacagttcggataccctcacacaaaattcaatactcaagaagctttagttgttcgagctgccaaaagtggctattttcgtataaaaataacttttaaacgtgactttttacagtaatgtgttatataccaaaatttaaggaatctcaagggctatacagtttaaaggtttcaaggaaatcgttagagccgtttttgagaaaaataaaaaaaagctaaaaaaaaagtttcaaaaaattgtcttttgttcatatctttttaattattacatttacacaaattgcatatagaaggagtttatagcatttaaaaatacctttcaaacaagatgcagcacaagtctgtagctttagtagtatagaagttacggttttccgaattttagctatttatagctgttttcccgctaaactagcgagtttttccaaaagtggtagaacaaaagttttttatatcgatgtgataaacgtcatatcaaattttcagaacttaaaaaacatattttggacaagtggacaagtggacaagtggacaagtggacaagtggacaagtggacaagtggacaagtggacaagtggacaaactgacaaacagaattaaattttcattttgggaagaagaagaaaatcttattttggctataacttttgaacggagcgtcggattttgacaaatgacccctcattcgacgggtattttcaaaaggaatacaactaaaacattgcgagggggcatttatccccaccggccccaacagctccaaatttcgaaattttcactttttcactttcaccgctctctctcccaagccaattgattttcttaaagtcttggtatgcaatccttta
The genomic region above belongs to Drosophila takahashii strain IR98-3 E-12201 chromosome 2L, DtakHiC1v2, whole genome shotgun sequence and contains:
- the LOC138914949 gene encoding uncharacterized protein, which translates into the protein MSNEIAVAALARFITVSDRMSHFRATIETPGAAAPSVHTCKVRKEQVRSLWDKAEKEFEACLDTISSLTTDEASDILATLHRKYEYCYSVYEELSVQLSELIDRASSQQPLSTTDNQSAYIPSGCRLPPCDTEVFEGDYLKWPTFRDLFTAVYVNNTRLTPVEKLFHLNAKTSGEAKAIVAKSPLTNDGFASAWEALRDRFENKRLLVNSQLKLLFNLSSVNAETGHSIKELQSTIQGCLTALAHSKISTENWDCLLVYLCASKLPRLTLSLWEQSLTSKSDVPTWDEMNAFLSIRYRTLEAIEDMKQSLGGPSTSKNSQVTKKLNSFEAKVSVKPKSCDLCSKETHPVRLCPRFIQMAVEARENYIKKKQLCLNCFARGHQLRDCSSTPSCFVCRGRHHTLLHRGNPFSNNPSSSGHARPRSDPPSGGSHIPNEHSNVQVCFASGSKAVLLGTAMIDICHLGTHFRARALIDSGSEATFITERLFKLVNLPFRPIQAQVSGLNQTVAAQSTRLCHFAIRSPTKPGLQLDTAAYVLPELAGRLPSHSIPQDILRDLPNLQCADPTFLQSSQIDVLIGADILPSVLLSGTKTNICGSLFGQETIFGWVLTGPVSMSTSNRVSAFTTQITKTSEASLDKLLTKFWEVEDLPSKMVKESDSVCEKLGYSRSIALAQFLRNENRLRRDTPLNEQYNSVIQEYLDLGHMREVSPTHNSPNYYLPHHAVIKPESTTTKLRVVFNASSPSANGTSLNDVLHAGPVLQSDLTIQILKWRYFKYVFSADITKMYRQIWVDPKHTPFQRILFRNKEGDIRDYEQKTVTFGVNCAPYLAIRVLKQLADDVDQQFPKASHIIRNFMYVDDVLAGSNSQQEAQLAIQELVTALNSAGFPLRKWTSNHKGVLKDIPNEHLLNSEFLNIDAESTAKTLGIRWRATTDEFYFVPPEISVKSSYTKREVLSQITKLFDPAGWLAPFIVRAKIFMQEIWLQELGWDDNLPDEMSHRWQVFLQSYSDLDQIRIPRWVGYQPQVKIELHGFCDASQKAYGAALFYHCPGMVKETSLLLDNIRSQPRNQNSSSYKD